The following proteins are co-located in the Leptospira selangorensis genome:
- a CDS encoding response regulator: protein MVSIFSQKIQGVLLISLLVFSLGCESETSSKKKPRVENGILDLSKDWDFGKEEPLSIEGDWAFYWSQLFSEIKNPLKADLDPSQKSKELIKFGDVPNVWNEYKDQKYPGFGYATYKILVRLEKPETDMAIKMLEASTSYTLYVNGKKVISSGVVGKTPETSKPLYRPGVSEIFDLGVENEIAIEISNFSHFKGGPWAKIFIGKRKDLVTIRQSNVRLDLFVGGGLFVLGLYHLSLFAFLRRETSTLYYGILTICSTIRILITGERILYSIFPNFDFEWGYRIELLASFLIAIFFPLFIRTLYPDEINKKIIRFLISIVIGLSFIVLFTPLVIYSKTISVFGILVTIACFYLVYVFWKAMRNKKLGADVGLFFFLLFFAVVTNDILYANMVINTAYFSSYGVASFFVAQAFMVSQRFTSAYKLSEKLAYDLKDSNERLISLDKLKDEFLANTSHELRTPLQGIIGIADSLKRGVGGPLSQSVERQLGMIVTSGQRLSSLVNDIIDFSKLKHKDLNLNLRSVDLYQAVNFTLELNRISTDQTKIRLVNAILPEFPDLLADENRLQQILQNLVSNAIKFTEKGEIVVSARIKALGIAEISVKDTGIGIDPSEHQKIFEFFEQVERGDSKNSSGAGLGLSISRALVVLHGGEIGVESDTGLGSRFYFTIPLVSGKIPRSDGKELKNYKEGNHPSSTVDLHNKPSDSEKNARILVVDDEPVNLQVIQNYLSLRNISSVTAKSGMEALEILQKDKAFDVVILDVMMPKMSGLDTAREIRKTLSTLELPILMLTAKNQDKDLMAALNNGANDYLLKPFDFEELILRINNLLALADGHKSRLNQENEKREAVNNVRQRINIDLHDHLGGKLTDLKFLSEELLSQNQEDKPIFRKINEAVNQSIHILREQMLKIEDLGLLSENFITGINLVLLRRYSDVERDLEFECQDEILQFFEEGRNETSTIELYSIVNEITNNDLKYGQGVAKWNFYLENGDLITEMNGESSYHLKKHKTGRGTENLIYRISGLGGKVEMSLVENIYKIKINIPIGNFSVK, encoded by the coding sequence ATGGTTTCCATTTTCTCTCAAAAAATCCAAGGAGTTTTACTGATCTCATTGCTCGTTTTTAGTTTGGGTTGCGAGTCAGAAACTTCTTCTAAGAAAAAACCGAGAGTAGAAAATGGAATATTAGACCTAAGCAAAGATTGGGATTTCGGAAAGGAAGAACCCTTGAGTATAGAAGGTGATTGGGCGTTTTATTGGTCCCAATTATTTTCGGAGATCAAAAATCCTTTAAAGGCAGATCTGGATCCTTCTCAGAAATCGAAAGAGCTGATCAAATTCGGAGATGTTCCGAATGTTTGGAATGAATACAAAGACCAAAAGTATCCCGGTTTCGGATATGCAACTTATAAGATACTCGTTCGTTTAGAAAAACCGGAAACCGATATGGCGATCAAGATGTTGGAGGCCTCCACATCTTATACACTTTATGTAAATGGAAAGAAGGTAATCTCCAGCGGAGTAGTTGGGAAAACTCCCGAGACAAGCAAACCTTTATACAGACCCGGAGTTAGTGAAATTTTCGACCTTGGGGTTGAGAACGAAATTGCGATAGAGATCTCCAATTTTTCCCATTTTAAAGGAGGACCTTGGGCAAAGATCTTCATAGGAAAAAGAAAAGATCTGGTTACTATACGCCAAAGTAATGTTCGATTGGATCTATTCGTAGGCGGAGGACTTTTTGTTTTAGGTCTATATCACCTAAGCTTATTCGCATTCTTAAGAAGGGAAACTTCCACACTATATTATGGAATTCTAACAATCTGTTCCACCATTCGAATTTTGATCACTGGGGAAAGGATATTATATTCCATTTTTCCGAATTTTGATTTCGAATGGGGATATAGAATTGAATTACTAGCTAGCTTTTTAATCGCCATATTCTTTCCGTTATTTATCCGAACCTTATATCCGGATGAGATAAATAAAAAAATTATTCGGTTTCTAATTAGTATCGTTATCGGTCTTTCTTTTATAGTATTATTCACTCCTTTAGTCATATACTCCAAGACCATTTCCGTTTTTGGGATTTTAGTAACTATAGCTTGCTTTTATTTAGTATATGTTTTCTGGAAAGCGATGCGAAATAAGAAGTTAGGAGCGGACGTAGGATTATTCTTCTTTCTTCTATTTTTTGCAGTAGTGACCAATGATATATTGTATGCGAATATGGTCATAAATACCGCATACTTTTCCTCTTATGGAGTGGCTTCCTTTTTTGTTGCCCAAGCATTTATGGTATCTCAGAGGTTTACGAGTGCCTATAAACTTTCGGAAAAATTAGCTTATGATCTAAAGGATTCCAATGAGAGATTGATCTCTTTGGATAAACTGAAAGATGAATTCTTAGCGAATACTTCTCATGAGTTGAGAACTCCTTTACAAGGGATCATCGGTATTGCGGATTCTTTGAAAAGAGGGGTAGGCGGTCCCTTATCCCAGTCTGTGGAAAGACAATTAGGGATGATCGTCACAAGCGGGCAAAGACTTTCTAGTTTAGTAAATGATATTATAGATTTTTCTAAATTAAAACATAAAGATTTAAATCTAAATTTAAGATCGGTGGATTTATACCAAGCTGTGAATTTCACTCTGGAATTAAATAGGATCTCTACGGACCAAACTAAGATAAGATTGGTTAATGCGATCTTACCTGAGTTTCCGGATTTACTTGCTGATGAGAATAGGTTACAGCAGATCTTACAAAACTTAGTGAGTAATGCGATTAAATTTACGGAAAAGGGAGAGATCGTAGTCAGTGCTCGGATCAAAGCGCTTGGAATCGCAGAGATCAGCGTAAAAGATACAGGGATAGGGATAGATCCTTCGGAACACCAAAAGATATTCGAATTTTTTGAACAGGTAGAAAGGGGGGATTCCAAAAATAGTTCAGGTGCAGGACTTGGACTTTCTATCAGCCGAGCATTGGTTGTATTGCACGGTGGAGAAATTGGAGTAGAATCCGACACAGGTTTAGGTTCTCGTTTTTATTTTACGATCCCATTGGTTTCCGGAAAAATCCCAAGATCGGACGGAAAAGAGTTAAAAAATTATAAAGAAGGGAATCATCCAAGTTCGACTGTGGATCTTCACAATAAACCTTCGGATTCGGAAAAAAATGCACGAATTCTAGTGGTAGATGATGAGCCTGTGAACTTACAGGTGATACAAAACTATCTTTCTTTACGGAATATTTCTTCTGTCACTGCTAAAAGTGGAATGGAAGCTTTGGAAATATTACAAAAAGATAAGGCTTTCGATGTTGTTATTTTAGATGTGATGATGCCTAAAATGTCCGGTTTAGACACTGCCAGGGAGATCCGTAAAACACTTAGTACGCTGGAACTTCCTATCTTAATGTTGACTGCAAAAAATCAGGACAAGGACCTGATGGCCGCGTTGAATAATGGTGCAAATGATTATCTACTCAAACCTTTCGATTTTGAAGAATTGATCTTAAGGATCAATAATTTGCTCGCTTTAGCGGATGGTCATAAAAGTCGTTTAAATCAGGAGAATGAGAAAAGGGAGGCTGTAAATAATGTAAGGCAAAGGATCAATATTGACTTACATGATCACCTGGGCGGAAAGCTCACTGATCTAAAATTTTTGTCGGAAGAATTACTTTCTCAAAACCAAGAAGACAAACCAATCTTCAGAAAGATCAATGAGGCAGTGAACCAATCTATCCATATACTTAGAGAACAAATGTTGAAGATAGAAGACTTAGGTTTATTATCTGAGAATTTTATCACCGGTATCAACTTAGTCCTACTCAGAAGATATTCCGATGTGGAAAGGGATTTAGAGTTCGAATGCCAGGACGAGATACTTCAGTTTTTTGAAGAAGGAAGAAATGAAACTTCTACCATCGAACTTTATAGTATTGTGAATGAGATCACGAATAATGATCTAAAATACGGACAGGGAGTCGCCAAATGGAATTTCTATTTGGAAAACGGAGATCTGATCACGGAAATGAATGGGGAATCTTCTTATCATCTAAAAAAACATAAAACAGGAAGAGGTACGGAAAATCTGATCTATAGGATATCCGGCCTGGGGGGAAAAGTGGAAATGTCCTTAGTCGAAAACATATATAAAATAAAAATAAATATCCCGATCGGAAATTTTTCCGTAAAATAA
- a CDS encoding acetyl-CoA hydrolase/transferase family protein codes for MDLHFVSPKEAVSEIKNDQRVFIHSVYAAPKLLIEALSARASELQNIEIVHIHTEGEVPYAQNGMESSFHTNALFVGANMREAVKEGRADYLPIFLSECPSLFRKKILPLDVTLITVSPPDKHGFCSLGVSVDTSKAAVDSANVVIAQVNHFMPRTHGDGIIHINKIHKLVEGNIPLLEAKHTEPDQVEAKIGEYIAGLVEDGATLQMGIGAIPDAVLSCLKNHKDLGIHTEMFSDGVIPLVEKGIITGKNKKIHPGKIVTGFVMGTRKLYDFVDDNPEVVFLDIGYINDTANIRKNPKVTAINSAIEVDLTGQVCADSIGTRQYSGVGGQMDFIRGASLSEGGKPIIALPSVTSHGKSRIVPILQPGASVTTTRAHVHYVITEYGIADLYGKNLKQRAKLLTQIAHPNHRESLEREAFERFKGF; via the coding sequence ATGGATTTACATTTTGTTTCCCCGAAAGAAGCAGTTTCAGAGATCAAAAACGATCAAAGGGTTTTCATCCACAGCGTATACGCTGCTCCAAAACTTTTAATAGAAGCATTAAGCGCCAGAGCTTCCGAATTACAAAATATCGAGATCGTCCATATTCATACGGAAGGAGAAGTTCCATATGCACAAAATGGAATGGAGTCTTCTTTCCATACAAACGCGCTGTTTGTAGGTGCAAACATGAGAGAAGCAGTGAAAGAAGGTAGAGCGGATTATCTTCCCATTTTCCTAAGCGAATGCCCTTCTCTATTCAGAAAAAAGATACTTCCCTTGGATGTGACTCTAATCACAGTTTCTCCTCCTGACAAACATGGATTTTGCTCCTTAGGAGTTTCCGTAGATACAAGCAAGGCTGCAGTGGATTCCGCGAACGTCGTGATCGCTCAGGTGAATCATTTTATGCCTAGGACCCATGGGGATGGGATCATTCATATAAACAAAATCCATAAATTAGTAGAAGGTAATATTCCGCTATTAGAAGCGAAACATACCGAACCGGACCAGGTGGAAGCTAAGATTGGAGAATATATTGCGGGTCTAGTAGAAGACGGAGCCACTCTGCAAATGGGAATCGGCGCTATTCCGGATGCAGTTCTATCCTGTTTAAAAAATCATAAAGATCTTGGAATTCATACGGAAATGTTTTCTGACGGAGTTATTCCTTTGGTAGAAAAAGGAATTATCACGGGTAAAAACAAAAAGATCCATCCGGGAAAGATCGTGACCGGATTCGTGATGGGGACTAGAAAACTTTATGATTTCGTGGATGATAATCCGGAAGTTGTATTTTTAGATATTGGTTATATCAACGATACCGCAAATATTCGCAAAAACCCGAAGGTAACTGCAATCAATTCGGCGATCGAAGTAGATCTTACCGGCCAAGTATGTGCTGATTCTATCGGAACCAGACAATATTCCGGCGTGGGAGGACAAATGGATTTTATCCGAGGAGCTTCTCTTTCAGAAGGAGGAAAACCGATCATTGCACTTCCTTCCGTTACTTCTCACGGAAAATCCAGAATTGTTCCAATACTACAACCCGGCGCAAGTGTAACTACCACCAGAGCCCATGTTCACTACGTAATCACTGAATACGGTATTGCAGATCTTTATGGCAAAAATCTGAAACAAAGAGCGAAACTTCTTACACAAATTGCCCACCCGAATCACAGAGAATCGTTAGAAAGAGAAGCATTCGAAAGATTTAAAGGATTTTAA